The Zhihengliuella sp. ISTPL4 genomic interval GAAGCATGCGGAGGACCTCCTCGTCACCGAGGTCCCCGAGAACGTGTACGAGGGACTCAAGGCGAGCGCCGTCACGGACGTGCACGTGTTCGGCCGCCGCGGCCCGGCCCAGGTGAAGTTCACGCCGCTGGAGCTCCGCGAGCTGGGGGAGCTGCGCGACGTCGACATGGTCGTCTACGACGAGGACTTCGACTACGACGAGGCCTCGAAGGACGCGGTCGCGAGCAACAAGCAGGTCATGGTCATCGACCGCATCCTGCAGTCGTGGCGCAAGCGCGACTCCGTCAACAATGCCGGCGGCGCCGCCTCGCGCCGTCTGCACCTGCACTTCTGGGCGCGCCCGGTCGAGGTCCGCACCGACGAGAACGGCCGCGTCGCGGCTCTCGTGTACGAGCGCACCCAGCCGGACGGCCAGGGCGGTGCGGTCGGCACCGGAGAGCTGCGCGAGGTGCCCGTGCAGGCGCTGTACCGCGCGATCGGGTACTTCGGCTCGCCGCTGCCCGGCGTCCCCTTCGACAAGAAGCACGGCGTCATCCCGAACCACGAGGGCCAGGTGCTCGCGAAGGACTCCAACGACCGCGTCCCCGGCGTGTACGCGACCGGCTGGATCAAGCGCGGCCCGGTCGGCCTCATCGGCCACACGAAGTCCGACGCCATGGAGACCGTCCGTCATCTCATCAACGACCAGGGCTCGTGGTGGCATCCCGAGGACCCGTCCGAGGAAGCCATCCCGGCGCTGCTCGCCGAGCGCGGCGTGGCCTGGACCGACCTCGAGGGCTGGCACCGTCTCGACGAGCACGAGATCGGCCTCGGCGCGCCGCAGGAGCGGGCGCGCGTGAAGGTCGTCCCGCGCGAGGAGATGGTGCGCGTCTCCCGCGGCGAGTGACGTCTTCCCGGCGCCGGGGCGTGCTCCCGGGCGCCGGGTCCTGCCCGCTCTAGGCTGAGGTCATGCGACCTCGTGCACTCCT includes:
- a CDS encoding FAD-dependent oxidoreductase → MTKLRLAIVGAGPAGIYAADILLKAERKFDVSIDLFEQLPAPYGLVRYGVAPDHPRIKGIITALRDVLDRGDIRLFGNVRFGEDITLDDLKKHYNAVIFATGAIRDTSLDIPGIDAVGSYGAADYVSWFDGHPDVPREWPLDAASVAVLGNGNVALDVSRMLAKHAEDLLVTEVPENVYEGLKASAVTDVHVFGRRGPAQVKFTPLELRELGELRDVDMVVYDEDFDYDEASKDAVASNKQVMVIDRILQSWRKRDSVNNAGGAASRRLHLHFWARPVEVRTDENGRVAALVYERTQPDGQGGAVGTGELREVPVQALYRAIGYFGSPLPGVPFDKKHGVIPNHEGQVLAKDSNDRVPGVYATGWIKRGPVGLIGHTKSDAMETVRHLINDQGSWWHPEDPSEEAIPALLAERGVAWTDLEGWHRLDEHEIGLGAPQERARVKVVPREEMVRVSRGE